Proteins co-encoded in one Vicia villosa cultivar HV-30 ecotype Madison, WI unplaced genomic scaffold, Vvil1.0 ctg.000121F_1_1, whole genome shotgun sequence genomic window:
- the LOC131624402 gene encoding uncharacterized protein LOC131624402 isoform X1: MQRRSNDQPGKVEPCDICGAVGFAELCVTCTKCNVFREHIYCMRKNLTEIPDYWFCETCQSKNGTTSPCEVKQDVGLQGTTSPCEVKQDTGLQVSTRKKSFRTAPTGKVKYLHEDEVIKLSSCNISMKATPSSTSPMTMTKKASSTLPITKRAHVASKSVIPKIPSPALKPNPSLAPMAHGKFPRNGVQKNPMNDQHASSSKGPTKENQFVSERRLSIPIPDRKVQPLKVHTRDPQIEKSTKREPCKDFSATKSLPVAVSDAATECNGFNREENKIQSIPENFNRDRKYFPSSIRAWSGRFQILQAAASVEFYDGFEAKPPCVVNRKAYNLSSKIPQVLQVESLSALNVLTDVFQNYSPTLQDIALYFFPSDSQERSRKSLNSLLKFMNDENSMLRSLIDGVELLVFTSHQLNEHSRGTIAAVHEGYFLWGVFRSKKSNTSNDRSPAMDPVDMDIDMIGGNDIAGRVDNVLNSSLRSPSQVSLQGIPLLSPTSIKVEEKTLTPRSNLNLNGGDRTISSENLRKNIKSEHSWEPSSWSPVRKYRKMHDILESVPPGFEGNGHGAAKPSNIKRRYLY, translated from the exons ATGCAGAGAAGAAGCAACGATCAACCTGGCAAG GTTGAACCCTGTGATATATGCGGTGCTGTTGGTTTTGCTGAATTATGTGTCACTTGCACTAAATGCAATGTATTTCGGGAACATAT TTACTGCATGCGAAAAAATCTTACTGAAATTCCAGATTACTGGTTTTGTGAAACATGCCAATCCAAAAATGGTACAACTTCTCCATGTGAAGTGAAACAGGATGTTGGCTTGCAGGGTACAACCTCACCATGTGAAGTGAAACAGGATACTGGCTTGCAGGTTTCCACACGGAAAAAATCTTTTAGAACAGCCCCAACAGGGAAAGTGAAGTACCTTCACGAGGATGAAGTCATCAAACTTTCTAGCTGTAATATCTCTATGAAAGCCACTCCTAGCTCTACTTCACCGATGACGATGACCAAGAAGGCTAGTTCTACTTTGCCGATTACCAAAAGGGCACATGTAGCATCCAAAAGTGTTATTCCGAAGATTCCCTCCCCGGCTCTGAAACCAAATCCTAGCCTAGCACCTATGGCACATGGAAAGTTTCCAAGAAATGGAGTTCAGAAAAATCCAATGAATGATCAACACGCTTCATCATCGAAAG GGCCAACAAAGGAGAATCAATTTGTATCTGAGCGGCGACTGAGTATTCCAATACCTGATAGAAAAGTTCAACCTCTTAAAGTTCACACTCGTGATCCTCAGATAGAAAAGTCTACAAAAAGGGAACCTTGTAAAGATTTTTCAGCTACTAAATCTTTACCTGTTGCTGTTTCAG ATGCTGCTACCGAGTGTAACGGATTTAATAGGGAAGAAAACAAGATTCAGAGTATTCCTGAAAACTTCAATCGTGATCGTAAATATTTTCCCTCTTCAATTCGTGCTTGGAG TGGCCGATTCCAGATTCTTCAAGCGGCTGCATCTGTAGAATTTTATGATGGGTTTGAGGCCAAACCTCCCTGCGTTGTTAATAGAAAGGCATACAATCTTTCAAGCAAAATTCCGCAGGTACTTCAAGTGGAATCACTTTCTGCTttgaatgtcttgactgatgtatTCCAGAATTATTCTCCCACTCTTCAAGATATCGCATTATATTTCTTCCCATCAGATAGCCAAGAGAG GTCCAGAAAAAGCTTAAACAGTCTATTGAAGTTTATGAATGATGAAAACTCAATGCTGAGAAGTTTAATTGATGGAGTGGAGTTGTTGGTCTTTACATCACATCAGCTTAATGAGCATTCAAGGG GTACTATTGCTGCTGTGCATGAAGGATATTTTCTGTGGGGAGTTTTTCGCTCAAAAAAATCTAATACTTCTAATGACAGATCACCTGCCATGGATCCCGTTGATATggatattgatatgattggaggaAATGATATTGCGGGAAGAGTTGATAATGTTCTTAATAGCAGTCTCAGGAGTCCCTCTCAGGTTTCTTTGCAAGGAATACCTCTTCTGAGCCCCACTTCTATTAAGGTAGAAGAAAAGACCTTAACCCcgagaagcaatttgaatttgaatggcGGGGACAGAACAATTTCGTCTGAAAATCTTAGAAAGAACATCAAATCTGAGCATTCTTGGGAACCATCATCATGGAGCCCGGTAAGGAAATATCGTAAAATGCATGACATACTTGAGAGTGTTCCACCTGGCTTTGAAGGTAATG GACATGGTGCTGCGAAACCCTCAAATATTAAGAGACGGTACTTGTATTAG
- the LOC131624402 gene encoding uncharacterized protein LOC131624402 isoform X2: protein MQRRSNDQPGKVEPCDICGAVGFAELCVTCTKCNVFREHIYCMRKNLTEIPDYWFCETCQSKNGTTSPCEVKQDVGLQGTTSPCEVKQDTGLQVSTRKKSFRTAPTGKVKYLHEDEVIKLSSCNISMKATPSSTSPMTMTKKASSTLPITKRAHVASKSVIPKIPSPALKPNPSLAPMAHGKFPRNGVQKNPMNDQHASSSKGPTKENQFVSERRLSIPIPDRKVQPLKVHTRDPQIEKSTKREPCKDFSATKSLPVAVSDAATECNGFNREENKIQSIPENFNRDRKYFPSSIRAWSGRFQILQAAASVEFYDGFEAKPPCVVNRKAYNLSSKIPQVLQVESLSALNVLTDVFQNYSPTLQDIALYFFPSDSQERSRKSLNSLLKFMNDENSMLRSLIDGVELLVFTSHQLNEHSRGTIAAVHEGYFLWGVFRSKKSNTSNDRSPAMDPVDMDIDMIGGNDIAGRVDNVLNSSLRSPSQVSLQGIPLLSPTSIKVEEKTLTPRSNLNLNGGDRTISSENLRKNIKSEHSWEPSSWSPVRKYRKMHDILESVPPGFEGHGAAKPSNIKRRYLY, encoded by the exons ATGCAGAGAAGAAGCAACGATCAACCTGGCAAG GTTGAACCCTGTGATATATGCGGTGCTGTTGGTTTTGCTGAATTATGTGTCACTTGCACTAAATGCAATGTATTTCGGGAACATAT TTACTGCATGCGAAAAAATCTTACTGAAATTCCAGATTACTGGTTTTGTGAAACATGCCAATCCAAAAATGGTACAACTTCTCCATGTGAAGTGAAACAGGATGTTGGCTTGCAGGGTACAACCTCACCATGTGAAGTGAAACAGGATACTGGCTTGCAGGTTTCCACACGGAAAAAATCTTTTAGAACAGCCCCAACAGGGAAAGTGAAGTACCTTCACGAGGATGAAGTCATCAAACTTTCTAGCTGTAATATCTCTATGAAAGCCACTCCTAGCTCTACTTCACCGATGACGATGACCAAGAAGGCTAGTTCTACTTTGCCGATTACCAAAAGGGCACATGTAGCATCCAAAAGTGTTATTCCGAAGATTCCCTCCCCGGCTCTGAAACCAAATCCTAGCCTAGCACCTATGGCACATGGAAAGTTTCCAAGAAATGGAGTTCAGAAAAATCCAATGAATGATCAACACGCTTCATCATCGAAAG GGCCAACAAAGGAGAATCAATTTGTATCTGAGCGGCGACTGAGTATTCCAATACCTGATAGAAAAGTTCAACCTCTTAAAGTTCACACTCGTGATCCTCAGATAGAAAAGTCTACAAAAAGGGAACCTTGTAAAGATTTTTCAGCTACTAAATCTTTACCTGTTGCTGTTTCAG ATGCTGCTACCGAGTGTAACGGATTTAATAGGGAAGAAAACAAGATTCAGAGTATTCCTGAAAACTTCAATCGTGATCGTAAATATTTTCCCTCTTCAATTCGTGCTTGGAG TGGCCGATTCCAGATTCTTCAAGCGGCTGCATCTGTAGAATTTTATGATGGGTTTGAGGCCAAACCTCCCTGCGTTGTTAATAGAAAGGCATACAATCTTTCAAGCAAAATTCCGCAGGTACTTCAAGTGGAATCACTTTCTGCTttgaatgtcttgactgatgtatTCCAGAATTATTCTCCCACTCTTCAAGATATCGCATTATATTTCTTCCCATCAGATAGCCAAGAGAG GTCCAGAAAAAGCTTAAACAGTCTATTGAAGTTTATGAATGATGAAAACTCAATGCTGAGAAGTTTAATTGATGGAGTGGAGTTGTTGGTCTTTACATCACATCAGCTTAATGAGCATTCAAGGG GTACTATTGCTGCTGTGCATGAAGGATATTTTCTGTGGGGAGTTTTTCGCTCAAAAAAATCTAATACTTCTAATGACAGATCACCTGCCATGGATCCCGTTGATATggatattgatatgattggaggaAATGATATTGCGGGAAGAGTTGATAATGTTCTTAATAGCAGTCTCAGGAGTCCCTCTCAGGTTTCTTTGCAAGGAATACCTCTTCTGAGCCCCACTTCTATTAAGGTAGAAGAAAAGACCTTAACCCcgagaagcaatttgaatttgaatggcGGGGACAGAACAATTTCGTCTGAAAATCTTAGAAAGAACATCAAATCTGAGCATTCTTGGGAACCATCATCATGGAGCCCGGTAAGGAAATATCGTAAAATGCATGACATACTTGAGAGTGTTCCACCTGGCTTTGAAG GACATGGTGCTGCGAAACCCTCAAATATTAAGAGACGGTACTTGTATTAG